Proteins co-encoded in one Lentisphaerota bacterium genomic window:
- a CDS encoding helix-turn-helix domain-containing protein, whose protein sequence is MPAPARSVLPRLCPQLLAARHAVMSLDRHYTQSQAARLLGVSVSTIRRHVRRGRQTQGREGIWPVATISGQLRLIPERALRRWVTQA, encoded by the coding sequence CTGCCAGCGCCGGCGCGATCTGTTTTGCCCCGATTGTGTCCGCAACTGCTCGCAGCAAGGCACGCCGTTATGAGCCTAGACCGCCACTACACTCAATCCCAGGCGGCGCGGTTGCTCGGGGTGTCAGTGTCCACGATCCGCCGGCATGTGCGCCGCGGCCGGCAGACTCAGGGCCGTGAGGGCATTTGGCCGGTTGCCACGATCTCGGGGCAACTCAGACTGATTCCGGAACGTGCGCTGCGGCGCTGGGTGACGCAAGCGTGA